A single genomic interval of Helianthus annuus cultivar XRQ/B chromosome 13, HanXRQr2.0-SUNRISE, whole genome shotgun sequence harbors:
- the LOC110901276 gene encoding uncharacterized protein LOC110901276 has protein sequence MVEEVGEANVVQVVTDNASNYVKAGKYLEASKPNLYWTPCAAHCLDLMLEDIGKIKKIKGMLKSAMFVNAYIFNHVGLVNMMRRFTNSHNLHRPAVTRFATSFITISQMHKQKHNLQKMIVSSEFLNSKWGNEVGGKRLYSILIKEKFWRNIVYAMKLTGPLVKVLRLVDGDKKPAMGYIYAAMKRAKNTIKASFKCEKQYAKAIEIIDRRWQCQLGRPLHATGYFLNPEYYYPNAEEAKKGEIMGAVVKCIARLNPDESIQDKISLQLDKYQHAEGLFGDKMAIRQRSIRSPADWWHAFGGDTPELQKFAIRVLSFTCSATGCERNWGVFQQLHTKRRNRLAQSRLNDLVFVKYNRSLKRRYERKDTTDPILLDEIDESNEWVMGYMDDDENQARDVTNLVHEGHDLTYGDVEKASGASEPLYYTRSKGKDVGSSSTAPTPRGTRGVHHLIDQDVEDIEEEDIGKSDNDVGEDEVLGIDDDDDVEEDSE, from the exons ATGGTGGAAGAGGTAGGAGAAGCGAACGTGGTGCAAGTTGTAACCGATAATGCTTCAAATTATGTAAAGGCTG GTAAATACTTGGAAGCTTCAAAGCCTAATTTATATTGGACACCTTGTGCTGCACACTGTCTCGATTTGATGTTGGAGGACATTGGGAAGATTAAAAAGATTAAAGGGATGTTAAAATCAGCAATGTTCGTGAATGCATATATATTTAACCACGTTGGTCTTGTGAACATGATGAGAAGGTTCACTAATTCACATAATTTGCATCGGCCCGCGGTTACTCGTTTTGCAACATCATTTATCACTATCTCCCAAATGCATAagcaaaagcataatttgcagaagATGATTGTCTCTTCCGAGTTTCTTAATAGCAAATGGGGAAATGAAGTTGGTGGGAAAAGACTTTACTCTATTCTTATCAAAGAAAAGTTCTGGAGAAACATAGTGTACGCCATGAAGTTGACGGGACCTCTTGTTAAGGTCCTTAGACTTGTTGATGGAGATAAAAAGCCCGCCATGGGATACATATATGCGGCAATGAAAAGGGCTAAAAATACCATAAAGGCGAGTTTCAAATGCGAGAAGCAATATGCTAAAGCGATAGAGATCATAGACAGAAGGTGGCAATGCCAACTTGGAAGACCTTTGCATGCTACGGGCTACTTTTTGAACCCCGAATATTACTACCCGAATGCGGAGGAGGCAAAAAAAGGAGAGATCATGGGGGCCGTTGTGAAATGCATTGCAAGATTAAATCCCGATGAAAGCATTCAAGACAAAATCAGTCTACAATTGGATAAATATCAACATGCCGAGGGTCTATTTGGTGATAAAATGGCTATAAGACAAAGGTCTATAAGATCACCAG CGGATTGGTGGCACGCATTTGGTGGTGATACCCCGGAGTTACAAAAGTTTGCTATCCGAGTACTTAGCTTCACGTGTAGCGCTACCGGTTGTGAGAGAAATTGGGGTGTCTTTCAACAA CTTCATACAAAGAGAAGAAACCGATTGGCACAAAGCCGATTAAATGATTTGGTGTTTGTTAAGTACAATCGTTCATTGAAGCGTCGATATGAACGAAAGGACACCACGGATCCCATACTTTTAGATGAGATTGATGAAAGTAATGAGTGGGTGATGGGATACATGGATGATGATGAAAATCAAGCGAGAGATGTTACTAATTTGGTGCATGAGGGTCATGATCTAACATACGGTGATGTTGAAAAGGCTAGTGGGGCATCTGAGCCCTTATATTATACTAGATCGAAAGGAAAAGATGTTGGTAGCTCCTCAACGGCCCCTACTCCTAGAGGTACTCGTGGAGTACATCACTTGATTGATCAA